The genomic interval TGGCGCTGGTGGCCCTCCTGCTGTTTGCGGCCTACCTGATCTTGGTGGAACGCCGGCTCCTGGGCTTCCTGCAAATCCGCCTCGGTCCCAACCGGGCCGGCTACCAGGGACTTTTGCAACCCATCGCCGATGCCGTCAAACTCCTGACCAAAGAGGACCTCATCCCTCAGGGCGCGGACCGGTACATCTTTCTTTACGCCCCGGTGGTGGTGGCCTTCACCGCCATCCTCATCTTTGCCGTAGTCCCCTTCGCTCAAGGCTGGACCTGGCGCGGCCAACCCATCCCCGGGGTCGTGGTCGACCTCAACGTCGGCCTGCTCTACGTCTACGCCCTCTCTTCCCTGGCGGTCTACGGCGTGGCCCTGGGCGGCTGGGCCTCCAACTCCAAGTACAGCCTGCTTGGCGCCATCCGGGGGGCGGCCCAGATGATCAGTTACGAGTTAGCCCTGGGGTTGTCCCTAGTTCCCGTAGTCATGCTGGCCGGCTCCTTCTCCCTGGTGGACATTGTCAACGCCCAGGCCCGCTGCCCTTTTATCGTGTTTCAGCCGCTGGCCTTCATCATCTTTTTCATGAGTTCCCTGGCCGAAATGAAGCGCATCCCCTTCGATATCCCCGAGGCGGAGCACGAGCTTATCGCCGGTTACCACATGGAATACAGCGGTATGCGTTTCGGCCTCTATTTTCTGGGAGAGTACGTCACCATGGTGACCCTGGGAGCCCTGGTGGCGGTCTTCTTCCTGGGGGGCTGGCGCGGCCCGTTCCTGCCGCCGCTGTTGTGGTTTTTGATCAAGGTGGCCTTTGTTGCCTTTGTCATCATCTGGATTCGGGGCACCCTGGGCCGTCTGCGCTATGACCAGCTCATGCACCTCGGCTGGAAGCTCCTGATCCCGGTGGCCTTGCTCAACATCATCATCACCGGCGGGGCCATGCTGGCCTTTGGATACAAGTTGTAACCCGTAGGGGCGCACCTCTGTGTGCGCCCGGGATTAGGGAGGACACAGAGGTCCTCCCTACAAAAGTGATCGGTGGCTAAAAATGGTTCATCATACCGAGCCCCATAAACTCCCCGGCCAGGGGAAAAGCAGCTATGACCTGATCGACGCTGGCGCCCTCTGGGCCGAGCTCGATCTGGAGAAGGGGATAAATTTCCTCGATTTGGGCTGCGGGCAAGGTAATTATGCCCTGGCGGCCGCGGCAGTCATCGGGCCCACCGGTATAGTCTTCGCCGTGGACCTCTGGGAAGAAGGCATCGCTTTACTCCAAGACCGGGCGGCCAAAGCGGGCCTGACCAACCTCAAGGCCCTGGTATCTGCAGCGGGCCAAGTCCCCTTGGCAGACGAGAGCGTGGATGTGGGGTTTATGGCCACGGTGCTTCATGACCTGGTGGAGGCTGGGACTGCGACCGGCGCCCTGACGGAAATTACCCGGGTGCTCAAGCCCTGCGGGCGCTTTGCCATCGTGGAATTCGACAAGATCGACGGTCCGCCGGGACCGCCACGGCACATTCGACTGGACCCGGAGGAAGTGGAAACCCTGGTGGCCCCTTATGGGTTTAGGCGCCAAAAGACCGCCAAGCTGGGACCTTACAACTATTT from Desulfobaccales bacterium carries:
- a CDS encoding methyltransferase domain-containing protein; the protein is MVHHTEPHKLPGQGKSSYDLIDAGALWAELDLEKGINFLDLGCGQGNYALAAAAVIGPTGIVFAVDLWEEGIALLQDRAAKAGLTNLKALVSAAGQVPLADESVDVGFMATVLHDLVEAGTATGALTEITRVLKPCGRFAIVEFDKIDGPPGPPRHIRLDPEEVETLVAPYGFRRQKTAKLGPYNYLITFMKS
- the nuoH gene encoding NADH-quinone oxidoreductase subunit NuoH, which encodes MSLWIIGIILLIVKLLVALVALLLFAAYLILVERRLLGFLQIRLGPNRAGYQGLLQPIADAVKLLTKEDLIPQGADRYIFLYAPVVVAFTAILIFAVVPFAQGWTWRGQPIPGVVVDLNVGLLYVYALSSLAVYGVALGGWASNSKYSLLGAIRGAAQMISYELALGLSLVPVVMLAGSFSLVDIVNAQARCPFIVFQPLAFIIFFMSSLAEMKRIPFDIPEAEHELIAGYHMEYSGMRFGLYFLGEYVTMVTLGALVAVFFLGGWRGPFLPPLLWFLIKVAFVAFVIIWIRGTLGRLRYDQLMHLGWKLLIPVALLNIIITGGAMLAFGYKL